The Rhinolophus sinicus isolate RSC01 linkage group LG17, ASM3656204v1, whole genome shotgun sequence DNA segment GGGAGTCAGTTCTTATATACTTCTGGGATGGTTTAGAAGATTGATAAAAAATGATCATTAATATTAAGTGGTGTAGAGATGCCAGAATTGCCATGGCAGACTAAGTAGGAAGTGAGCCAAGACTCTGAGAAGCCGTCATGTTAGAATGATCTAGTTTATGAAATCATAAGTCCCAGCAGCTATTTTCTTCATGAGAACCCTGAAGATGTACCATTTATCAAGGTTTACCAAGGCAACGAGGAATGCACCAGTGACAGGCACCAATAATATAAAGAGACTCAAATGTGGCTGGCCCTCTGTAGGCTGCATGTTATGGTAAGGGGATGCCATTATCGAACGTGGCTGTCTAGTAGCAGTGGggcttatattaggttggtgtaaaagtaattgcagtttttgcaatttttttttttattggggattattagggaacagtggttttttccaggatccatcagctccaagtcgtgtTTTCAATCATtgttttccatctagttgtggaggccgcagctcactCACcgcagcccatgtgggaatcgaaccggcaacgttTGTgatatgagcactgcgctctaaccaactgagccaactgcaattctttttaacattttaaaccacaattacttttgtaccaacctaatagaacccCCGGAAACCTGGACTAAGTGGCTGCACTTAACTTTCATAATTATTGGAGGGCCAGAACTAGGATTATGCAAGAGATATGCCTAGGATGCAAAATTAAAGAAGGCACTCATTCTCAGAGTTATGCATGTTCTGACCCTGAGAGTGAATGCCTCCTTAAGAGTGAGGCATGTAGGGCAGCAAGGTTGGGATGCAGCCATGGGACAGCACATCCTGACCTGTAAGAATCTAGGAAGAGGTTTTATAGAACATGTGTTTCTTAGGGTAAAGGTCAGCTAACATGGGTATTGCCTAACGTACAATCAAAAGAGATCAAGAACGAATGATCCAAAGACTGAGGCCAGCCATTCAATAGGAAGTCGTGATCTCTTGCCCAATTACTTTTTCTTGGCAGTTTTCTCACGAATTCTCAGATTGAAAGTGAGGATAGATTCCTATGAGGAAGAACCAGAGAGTTTATATAGTAGTAATTCTCCAGTCTTTCCTCAAAGGAATCTTCAGTCATTTGCTTAAGTAAGTGTGCACTAGAAGCTTTCCTCAAAGGACTCTTCAGTCATTTGCTTAAGTAAGTGTGCACTAGAAGCTTTAGAAACATGTCGGATTTGAGCTGTCTCTGATACCTGGCAACAGAAAGTGTCACCATGACCACAGTCAAAATAGGAGCTGCAGGAGCCAGGCAATAAAAAGATTCCTAGTTCATGTTTGTCTCGCAATGATCCATTTGGTTTATGGACCCACCTAGTGGCCATTTCTGTGGTTCTCAAGTGTAGATCACTTTGTAAGACTCTAACACTGGTTTTCTGACCTTTGGAATAAGAGCTATCAAAGTAAGAAAACccatgttaaaacaaaacaaaaaaccctacaaATAATAGCACTGAATGCTTTCCCTTAAGATTAGGAATCAAAGCAGGGATATCTACTCTCATTATTCTTATTCAGCAATATACTGGAGGCCTCAGCTAGTGCAATAAGGCAAGGAAAATAGGTAAAAGTCATACAATAACTGTgtttatttgcaaacaacataaatgtttatttggcaaacttcaaataatttatagaaaaccTGCTAGTACTAACAATTTAATAAGGTTATGATGTACATGGCCAAtacataaaaatctatatttctatatactggcAATGAAAAATTGGGAATTGAAGTTTTAAAAGTGCTACCGCCTCAAGGGCAATACGCTGGGTGGCAAAAGCCATTTTCAAAATATCACACACTTTAAGATTCCATTTGTAAAACATTGTCAAAGTGACAAAATGGTACAGATAGAGATCAGATTAGTAGTTACTAGTGTTAGGGATGGTGGGCCAGGGGAGAGGAGTGAGCATAAATAGAAATGTGTCATTCAAGGGGGATCTTTGTGGTGATAGAATACCTTTGTGTTTTGATTGCTGTGGTTGTTACACAAATATACACTGTGATAAAATAGCATAGAACTATACACATACATTGAGCcaatatcaatttcttttttgttaagatttttttattggggaaagggaacaggactttattggggaacagtgtgtatttccaggaattttattggggaacagtagtgtgtttttcccaggactcatcagctccatccaagtccagttgttttcctttcaatcttagttgtggaggaagcagctcagctacaggtccagtcgccattgttagttgcagggggcactgcccaccatcacttgcgggagttgaaccagcaaccttgtggttgagagcatgcaccccaaccaactgagccatctggccacccgggagctcagtggcagctcattgacttcattctagttgtggagggcacagctcgctggcccgtgtgggaatcgaactagcagccccattgcccagagctcactctctaaccaactgagccacccgtcagCCCCTCAatttattgatattattatagttctttaaaatatagtcATTTGGAGAAACTGGATGAAAGGTACATGGGACCTCTCTGTGctatttttgccactttctgtgaatctataattatttcaaaataaaaagtgtttttttcatttttttttaatttattggggtgacaattgttagtaaaattacatagatttcaggtgtacaattctgtattacatcatctataaatcccattgtgtgttcaccacccagagtcagttctccttccatcaccatatatttgatcccccttactctcatctcccaccccccatcccccttaccctctggtaaccactaaactattgtcagaaaacagtcccatttacaactgcttcaaagactataaaatacctaggaataaatttaaccaaagaagtaaaagacctgtactcaaaaaattataagacactgaagagagaaattaaagaagatacaagtagatggaaacacataccatgctcatggataggaagaattcatatcattaaaatgtccatactgcctaaggcaacatacagattcaacacaattcctatcaaactaccaagcacatttttcacagaaatggaacatataatcctaaaatttatatggaaccataaaagaccccagatagccttggcaatcttgagaaataagaacaaaatgagaggtatcacgatacctgacatcaaattatactacctgtagtaatcaaaacagcatggtactggcataaaaacagacacatagatcaatggaacaaaatagagacatcagaaataaatccatgtctatattgtcatttaatctataccaatggaagcaagaatttacattggggtaaagacagtctgttcaataaatggtgctgggaaacctggacagacacatgcaaaagaagtgAAGCTgcatcacctccttacaccatatacaagaataaattcaaaatggattaaagacttaaatgtaagatcagaaaccataaaactcctagaagaaaatataaggagaaagtttacagacattacccagagtaatatttttactgatatatcccctcaggcaagggaagtaagagaaaaaataaacatataggattacatcaaactaaaaagttttttcacagctaaggaaaccatcaataaaacaaaaagggatcctactgaatgggagaagatatttgtcaatgatatatctgataagaggttaatatccaaaatttataaaaaactcagtCAGCTCAACaccaatcaattaaaaaatgggcagaggacatgaagagacatttttctaaagaggacatacaggttgcaaacagacatacagaaaaatgctcaacctcactaatcagtagagaaatgcaaataaaaaccacaatgagataccacctcacccctgtcaaaatggctatcatcaacaaatcaacaaacaagtgctggcgaggatgtggagaaaaggaaaccctcgtgcattgttggtgggattgcagattggtgcagccactacagaaaacagtatggcggtatctcaaaaaattgaaaatggaactaccttgtgacccaacaattccactcttgggtttATATCCAGAGAATTctaaaatgctaatttgaaaaaaatctatgcacccctatgtttattgcagtgctattcacaatagccaaaacatggaaacaaccgaaatgcccatcagtagacgactggattaagaaactgtggcacatttatacagtggagtattacacagccataaagaagaaagaaatcttaccatttgcaatgatatggatggaccaagagaacattatgctaagtgaactaagtcagacagaaaaagacaaataccatatgatctcacttacatagaatagaatagaataaatctaaagaatagaataaatgaatgaactaatcagaaacagtctcagagacatagaggaaacactaagtgttgctagatgggagtgggatGGCGAtcagggggaaggtgaagggattagaaagcataatcagtaaccacaagattgccatggggatatgaaagtcaatttggggaatataatcaataatgttgtaaagattttgtagggtatccgatggacacttgtctcattagggagaccacctcagggatgatgtagatgcctgatcactgtgctgccttatcactttgtgaggggtataaataataaatggctaagtattacagtgttttgtacacatgaaactaataaaaatcttaaaaaaaaaaaaaagaaataggctGAGGGGCTTAGGAAGAAGCAGAGAAGCTGTAATCTCATCTTGCATGGTAAAAATTCAAGTTAATAAAGAAGCAGGCAGGAAACTGGAGGATCTTCTCAGAACAAATTAGTCAGCAACAGAGAAAACACCAATAAACACTGATATTTGGGGATTCCTCTGAATTTGTTAGGGTATAAAGTAAGTGGctgaaacaaaagcagaaatttatatcattttttagaaagatataaatttatagtataaatttatttttttagaaatgtatacatttatataaatgtataattgacatacaacagtATAGAGGCAGAAGCATATTCAAGTTGGTCAGCAGCTCTGTCCATCCAACAAGGTCATCCAGGAATCAGGTCTCTTCCTTTCTGTTGCTCTAACATTCCCTATGGTGTTGTCCTCAGCATGGTGAAAGCGGCTCATCAGCACCCAGCATTTCAGTCCCCATTGGGCAAAAGAGGAAGTGAAAGGTAAGTCGCTTCCTTTCTAAGAATGTGACTAGAAAGTTGTGCCCGTTGGGAGGAAACAGGTGTCCTGCTGATAGTTAAAGGATAAGAGTAGTTCTATTATTTAAAGCAGGTAGAGGGGAAGTGGATACTGCAAAACAATTAGCACCGTCTGACACAActccaaataagaaaaaaaaaaaaagcttactgtCCAATCTCCCCATGTACATAGAACTTAAATCAGTTTATGTGGGTCTCACCCTTAAAAATGAATACCATGtgcttacacagtggaaagttcgcaaacttaactgtctgacctttGTATATAACCTAGAATCAACATCAACAGAAGTTTATAGAGAGCAGAATAGTCCTTACAGAGAGATTCTGAGATGTAGGGGTAGGCACTTATAGCTATAAAAagcagaacttttttttaaatggagaacacttttaaaaattaataaaatagttaaaatacaaaatcatgaaaaaatacGCAACGAATGTTGTGCAAGGGTGAGATAGAGATGATGGTATaggaaaccaagaaaaaaatataagaaaattataggaTTAACAAAGAGGTCTAACATCTGACCAATAGGATATCCATAAAGAGtaaagggtggggggagaaagtTACTGAAGAAATTACACCAAGAAATTTTCTCGAAGAAAACCAGccacatagaaacaaccaaaatgtccctcgatagatgaatggataaagaagttgtggtatatatacacaatggaatactattcggcggtaagaaaagatgatataggaccatttgtgacaacatggatggatcttgagagagtaatgctgagcgaaataagtcagacagaaaaagcagagaaccatgtgatttcactgatatgtggtatataaaccaaaacaacaaaagaacaagacaaacaaatgagaaacagaaactcatagacatagacaatagtttagtggttaccagagggtaagtggggtggggggtgggagatgagggtaagggggatcaaatatatggtgatggaaggagaactgactctgggtggtgaacacacaatgggatttatagatgatgtaatacagaattgtacacctgaaatctatgtaattttaccaataattgtcaccccaataaatttaaaaaaataaatttaaaaaaattaaattaaattaaattttaaaaaaccagccACAATGTTGCCATggagatatgaaagacagtttggggaatataatcaagagttgtaaagattttgtagggtgtcaggtgggcactTGTCTTAGTAGGGAAACCatttcatggacggtgtagatgcctgaccactgtgctgtacccctgaggctgaggctgaataatattgaatgtcaactataattatatatccatacatagtcatgggatgtgcaatacagcatagggaatagagtcaatggaattgtaacagctatatatgatatcaAAGGGGTAGtcgattgggggagggggttatccctttgtgaggggtgaaaatgtctaactatcacattgctttgtacacctgaaactaataataataataataataagcatgaGTTTCCTTGTAGAAGaatagagataaagaaaaaaatctaatatgatcagtaataaaaaattgtttcttgcTTCCTAATTGCAATATTGGAATCTATCATAAAAAgaagatattctttaaaaattctaaaatataattatttttcaccCAGTTTTCTGCTCCCAGCCAAATTATCAATCAAATATTTGGATAAAGACAGTTTCAGATCTACAGGAgctcaatatttttcttcctatgcATCATTTTCTACGTAGCTCATTGAGGATATGTACCAGAGGAAACaatcaagaaagagaacagaCAGAGCAGGAAATTGAGCACACAGATGTGAGAATATTCACTGCATGTTGAAGTGTGTAGCAGACACTGTCAACTTCCTGTCAAGGTCACTAGGGCCCCACCACTTTGGCACACTCTGAACCAACTCCAACCTCCAGtatttgctttgtttgttcatatcCCTACCCTGGAGGTTACtgaaaacagactcataggtgCCATTGACTACCAGTGTCCCGGTCCTCAGGAGCATGCTTAGCTGGCCTGTTATGTGGGTCATGTGTCCTGGGAACAAGCCTCCACCAGGAAGGGGAGGGAgttggtgaataaataaataccctatatttatttttaataccctatatttatatttataaataccctATATTTATACTCCTAAATAAATACTCTATTGAAGGTCTTCATCCTCACGAGGCCTAATTATAGCATGTTCCACACAACTTCATAACTGAGCGCCTGTCAGCAACCACAATCCCCTCAGTGATACTCCCTCTTTAGGCCGTCCTCCCTTCCCCTTATTACTGTGCACCCACTCACAGAGCTTCCTGAGGCCACATCTCCCCCAAAATGAGTTACCcacaaatccttgtctcaggggAAACCCAAAATAAACATCAACTAAAAGGAATTCCTAGTAGCAGGAGCAGGTAATGTCTTTTAAGACCATGGATAGATACCTTCCATGTGAAGCATGTTTCTCTAACAATTCAAGCCCCTCTGTAACGTCTAAAGTTCCGTGAAAGCCTGTTATAAATATGACTTTTCTGCGGCTAAAACACGTCCACAGCCTCAGGACCTCCTCAAAGGCTTAGGTGGTGAGTATGGTTGAGAGGCTTCTCTCCAATGATGAGGAGGGTGCATCCTGACAGGAGTACAGGATCAGGTCAAAGACCAACCTCGTGTGTGGGACAGTTGCTCAAgcctttttacttttctattatgGAAAATGAGGGCCAAATGTGGTCCTAAATGACCATGAAGACAAATAGTTTGATGTGTACCTATTTATTATAATGAACTTGGGGCCAGTGGGATGGTAGAGTTGTTCAGTTGGGATGGAAGTGATCCATGTTAAATTGAAGGCAGCAAGtcaccttttcctccttcttttggGAAAAATTATAGGGACAACTCCGGCGTGGAGTTCCTTGCCTTATCTACCTGTAGTTTCAGGAGTTCAATCTCCAAGGACAATTTATACACCTCCAGAGCCATTTTCACATCTGCCGGGTTTGAGAGACACTGCATGATCTTTCTGCCGGCTAGAACTCGCTCACAGCCTTTAGGGACCtcctgaaagagagagagatggtgagAGGCTTCTCTCCAGATCATGAGGAGGGTGCATCCTGACAATGGCAGGCCTATAGGATCAGGTCCAAGACCAACCTCAGGACTAGTGGGTGAGCAGGGAAGCCAGAAACACCTTGGGTCCCACCATAGTCTTCCCCGGAGAGATACAGTTCTGTTCTGAGAGAGCTTCCCAGAGGCCTCTTTGGGGACAGAGGCTATTTCTACTAGCCATCCAGAAATGGAACACAGtacaaggtctgaaaattaagttcacgaacttgttacaatattgctaaacttttttgatatcagagggattattcattatgaatttgtaccaattggacaaacagttcaccaagtttactatttgaaagtgctgaaaaggctgtatcacaaagttaaacaaaaacgacctgaacttttcaccaattcatggctcttgcattatgacaatgcaccagctcacacagcactgtctgtgagggaagtttttagccaggaaacaaataactgtattgaaacacccctccctactcacctgaccttgctctcaatgacttctttatccaaagataaaggaaatattgaaaggaagacatttttgatgacatcaagggtagtacgatgacagctctgatggccatcccagaaaaagagttccaaaattgctttgaagggtggactaggcgctggtgtcaggggatggcttcccaaggggagtacgtagaaggtgactgtagtgatattcagcaatgagatatgtagtactttttctaggatgagttctctaatttaattgtcagaccctgtaTATTATACAGGCTAGAAAGGAAAGTTAAGGCTCAGTATTCCTAGGTGTATGAGAACCTCCTCTCCCTAAAGGAGATTGGTTTTTCCTGTTCTCAAGTGAGAGCAGGACAACTTGCCATCCTAACTGACCAGAGTGCTccctgggagagggagagagatccATTAAATGACTCAGAAATGAATCCTGACAAGTCAGAACTCATCCTTGCTGGCTGGGAACAGAGCTTTGGGGCAGCACCCTCTTTAGGGTTGGATAGCGCAGAAACTTCCTTCAATTGTGCCACTTACCCACTCACACTTGGGCACCTCTGGGTACCAGGTTCTGTCCTCTGAGCAGGTGATACTTTGGGGACCGACCACATAGCCAGAGTCACACTGGATGGTGACATTTTCAGATTCAATATACTGTTGCTTCTCCACAGACAGCTTTCCATGTTCTATCTCTGGTTTCAGACACAGAGCTACAACGAAAGCACAGTGTTAAGCAATCAGTAAATCCAAGAAAAAAGATATGATAACCTGTTAGAGTTATGCAAACGAACTCCATGTCGGTGCTTCCAgttgttttatctttcattttgataGCAATAATATCAGTTAACACTGTTATTGAGCACAGGCTCATGTCAGACTTCACGGCTAAGCATTGTAtgtaattatctcatttaagtctCACTTGGTTCTATGAAGTGTGcattgttattattcccattttatctAGGGCAAAATGAGATACAGAGAGTTTAAGACACTTGTGCAAGGATATAATACCTTTAAATAACACGACAGGGTATCAAAAAGGCTCATGACCCCAGATTCTCAGCTGTCAAAGCAATTGATCTCTACAAGACACTAGGTATGAAAATCTCCCTTTAGTCTATTGTCTTCCTGTGTGTAATAGAGGCAATGGTGACAAATAATTCCTGGAGTTGTTGATAGCAGTCATATTAAACCTGTGTGCATGTGAAAATCGGGCCCAGTCGTGACTCCTCTTGTCCCCACAACAAGTTAGCAAACTTAGAGTCCCCCACCACACGCCTGCACCAGGTTCCCATGGAAATGCCTGTCACTCCCTGATGTTTGGAGCTGACCCGAGAGCCTACATTCACGCCAGAGCAAGTTTCCATGAATATTTTGCTACAGGCCACAGGTACCCTCAGAGAAAATGTACCATGTGTAGACTATTTCCAGAAATATACAAGAAAGTGGGAATGGGGGCTGCCTCAAGGAGGCTGAATTTTGTAACTGGGAGAAAGTAGGAAAGATGAATGTGTCTGTAAGTcctgtgtggtttttgttttgagtGCCGTCTGAATATAGCAATTATGTAAAGTAAATCAAATCAAATGTTTTCATGCTGCCTCTGGCAGGAAAGAAACTACTCTCAATCCTTTCACGACAGTTCCACCCACTTAGCCATGGGCTGAAAGGGGAGCTGGAGTTACCTTTACATTGAGGGGCTTCATGTGACCAGCGCAAAGAACTGCGGGAGAGTGTGGCCTGTCCATGCAGCATGCATCCTTTGTCACATTTATATTTAACCTTATTAGTTGTGGATAAGTATGATAATAATTTTTTCATAACGTCCGTGGGCGATGACAGGAGGATGATTGCAACCTTGGTGATAAGACATAAAGTGAGAGAGCTTGAGCTtgtagaaagtaaaaaataacacatttcagaATCTGCATGGTTTGTAGGCGGCTTTGTCCTGTCCTGCCATCTTCTCTGCTGGCCGGATCACTGAGCGAAACCAAGTACCTGTGCTGCCCTCCTGCAAGACTCAAGCTGAGAAACTATGAAAAGGCTCAAGTGGAATTACAAGCACTTAGAGTTTGCTACATTTTATTGACAAGTTCACCACAGTTTACACATTTTGGCATGAAGCCTGGATTCAACTCAAAGTCACAATGTAATAATGGTGCACTCCATCGATCTCAGGCTAATTGCAGAGATACACATCAGTGACAAACTGTTAAGACGCTAAGGATATCCTAAATCTCTGAGTCATTGCTTCCAATCAAAACTGTCCATCCGTCCCCCTAAAGAACATACTTATTACtgcattttacaatattttagaaaacagctcatagaatgaataaaaatgatgcttgcattttgaaataatagACATTACACGGTACACAGAACCTCTCTGAAAAGAAACACTGTCAGGGTCCACAAAGAGTGCATGAGAAATTTCAATAAAACAGGTCTTCAGGAATGTCAGACAAAATGGTATGCTGATGGACTATAGTAGTTATAAGTACTATCCTAAGAGGCCTCCTACAGGGATGGAAAACACGATGCTCCACAGTACGTGAGGCAGAAATGCTGGAATTGCCATGGTGAGTGGTATAAGAGAGGATTAAATGCCTCATGGAAGTCAGTATGCTAGAGTGGATACTGCGAGTATACAGGCTGGAAAATCCCACCAGATGATTCTGCTCCATAGGAAGGCTTGAAGAACACATGTATCAAAGTCTTTAGGAACTCCCCAACAAGAGGAGCACCAGGATCAAAGGCCAGGACTGAAGATAGGAAGGCCATTAGAGAACAAGTTTCACTCTTGGGAATAGCAGAGAGGTGCTCATATGCTTTAGAAGCTAAGTAAATTCAATCATCATAATGAGTGGCAAAACCGAAGGTGCCTGAGACTTATGGAGATGGTTAATAGAACATGGTGTTCATAGGAAAACAGATGAGCAGTCAACAAAGGTACTTCAATTTGTGCCATCAAAATAAGTTAAGGATGAATGATGAGGATCAGGAGACGGGGGGCATTTGG contains these protein-coding regions:
- the LOC141569314 gene encoding LOW QUALITY PROTEIN: apolipoprotein R-like (The sequence of the model RefSeq protein was modified relative to this genomic sequence to represent the inferred CDS: inserted 2 bases in 1 codon), with translation MPPKLQRIFPALYLLGILSLLQCPSVLCGCNHPPVIAHGRYEKIIIILXSTTNKVKYKCDKGCMLHGQATLSRSSLRWSHEAPQCKALCLKPEIEHGKLSVEKQQYIESENVTIQCDSGYVVGPQSITCSEDRTWYPEVPKCEWEVPKGCERVLAGRKIMQCLSNPADVKMALEVYKLSLEIELLKLQVDKARNSTPELSL